The DNA sequence ggattatacatatcctaacagatctcatagtatcttcaggatatcttcctggtgtcttgccggaggcgtcgagcagagtcgtgccccgcaaggcttcatcttgtgggctaggtcacccctgggggcgcagcccatgtggtctgttgtgggtatccggggtcgtaccccccacaggaaCCCTCGTCCTTGTGATCCTGCACTAGAAGAGGACGAATAAGGTTTTTGGGAAACGCTCGTCGCGCGACTGCTCCCGACTTTCACGACGGGTCGTCTTCCATCCAAGTCAGGCAGCGCTACGTCCCGGCGTATTCGTCGTCAGTTGCTCCGAGCTCTTCCTTCACCACTCATCGATGACTTAGTAACACCACCAGCAACATCTCCCTCTGCATCATCTTCACCAGCGACACTATTTTCTTCTGCAAACAAAAGGTACACACTACGTGACCAATCTATTATTGTCGTTCGTCTACTGTGTTGATCATGATAATCTTAGCTATGTTGCTAGCTATATTGCTATTAGTGTTGCCTGATTGAACTAGTATGTTAAAGATCTGCGTGTTAGTTTATGAGATCGTAATGATTTGTATTCTGCTATTAATCTGAAAATTAATCACAAAACTGTCTAATTACTCAACAGCCCCCGATCTGCTCCTGGTGCTCTCATCCTGTAGTGACAGTGCTGAGCAAGCCAACGACCATGTCGCTATGGATGCCGCGGGTGAGGGCTTGAGGGCTCTTAGATTTGGCTCTGCACTCTGTCTGCAAAGAAACCATGATCGATCTCCAACAATTGGCCTACACAATTCAATTGCTTCAACGGTGAACACCTCTGTCACGTCCTGCCTCTGTCTGCCCAGTGCCCGGAGCTAGCCCAGAcaataccaccatgtccttcccCATAGCGACGCAAGCATATTCCCAGTTAAAAAAAATCTAGAGCAACACCGACACTGTACAGTTTGGGGGCCAAATCATTAACAGGTTTGCAGCCCAACAAACCCCAGCAATGCAATGGTCTTCCAACCTATGGCGGCCCAACATCTCCCCTGCAAGCCCACATAACCAAATTTCCAGAACTTTGTCCAAAAAAAAGGCTGACCAGATCCTGCTTGTGCTTGGCCCATTTATTAGTTTCGACGGAGCTTTTTCCGTGCACGTATCACGTGTGTGGCGTGCACCTGGAGCTTCCTTTCTTGATTCCTCTCGGCTCCATCTCATGCATGGATGATGATGGAAAACTAGAGAGAGAGCAACGACCAAGATACCTCCCCTGCTCTCTAGTCTATTCTCTGACCACGCAAGCAACTTTCTTCGTCCTACGTACATTCATGCACCATTTCCTTGTACATATTCCTCGCTTCCTCAATGTTTGTTCTGGCCAGCTAATCAATCAGTTCACACATTATTATATTATTACATTATAATTATAATTCGCACTGGCATCTTGATCACAtcgttatgtaaaacctctgcagaaaATTCTAAATGTGGTAGAGTCATTGTTCGCCTACACGACTGTTTATTAGCCCATTTAGCTACAGTGCTTGCCGTGTTCGTTTAATCAGCTATTTGTCCCGTTTAATCACCATTTTGTCGGTTTAAACTTTTAGCCTAGCCCTAGGTAGAGTATCTCCGATTTACAGTACTCGTGGTTTTTAGACCCGAGGACATGAACCAAGATTAGATAAAATGATCCTCTTACACTCAATTAATATTCTCTTTAAACATTGCATTATTTATGAGAAAAGATGACAGCTAGCAGTGCAATTAAAGAGAGTTAGCGCTTGAACAATTAGGCCGAAAACACCTGGAAGATGTAGGGCAAGAAGTAGTTTAACGACCCTTATGCTCTGGATCTCATTCTCATTGTCAGAATATAGTCAACTGCTTTCAttcaaaattataagtcattttaacttttctagatacatagcttttgctacgtacatagatatacattatgtctagatatatagtagaagctatgtatttagaaaacccACAATGGTTTACAATTTGGAATAGAGGAACTAAATAGCGAACAAATAATCTAGATTATTGTCTTTGCATAGGAAGTATTTCCAAATAGCAGGCTTTGGGTAGATACTTAGATAATAAAAATATCTTCCCTAGAATACAAGTGTTTGGATCTCGTTCTTATATATGTTGCTCTATACCATTCTTATGGTGTTTTAGGAGATCCAAATAGGACTGAAGAAGGCTAAAACATTAACATTATATAGGAGGGAAGGAGGCTAAAGCGTTAAGCACTCATATAGTTGCAGAACAGCTTTAAAAGCATAAGTAAACATTAAATCATGTACTTTGCATCGGGGATGAGTACGATCATCTCTTAGCCATAAAAGCGTGCACCTCTCGGTGACCAAAATAATCTCTTCCTGGACATTCACGGCACCAAGCATGTAACTCATTTGACTGCATCTTCACAACCAGTTAACCGATATTTACTTATCTTTGAGCTCTGCCGACCTGATAACCATAGATTGTGTGACGCGTCGCATTCCAACGTGAAAAAATATAGTTAGCCTAGAAAACGCTATATACTTCCTTTTTGCAGGCTACCTTCGATCAAGGAAACATATTGGTTGGTGTTTTAGGCGTTGCTGCAGCTAGCATGAGGACACTAGAGAGACATGATCCGGTTGTCGAGCAAATGTTTGGAGGTGGTCGCGCCGGATATCTTCACCAAGAATGGATGGAAAAGCAATAATAGACTTTGCTTataaaatttaattctaaagttTGCTCTTTCCCTTTATTTGTTAATCAGCATTTATGCTGAAAATCTTGTAAGAGATTGACTGTGTACGTTTGTAGAGGCCAAAATTATTCCTTTTTCTAAAAAGGAAAACACAATTATATTTCGAATGGAGCACTAGACTAAGCTTAGAACTCATTGAATAGCTGCTAGCCATATGCATTCACATGACAGTGACATCTTTTTCATGCACTTCGCACGCACGCGGTGGCATGCAACGCAAGTAACCACATATGCGTACGTACGTTAGTTGCCATTGGCAACGCGCCTAGCTGTCGATCATCCCCGTAGCTCTATATATTTAAGGTTCGATCGATCTAGCCTAGATTAGTGTCTAACATCGATGCCTCTATGAAGATCCTACAAATCTAGCTAGCTAGCAAATCGATCGAATTCCATGTTTATGTTTACTTAGACAAATCATCAGCTACGTGCATTGATCATCAACTGCTGATCGATCGGATCGTCCATcatggcggcggccggcggcaggCGGCCGTGGGTGGTGGACGTGGAGAAGGACCTGAGCGAGGCGGACGCGTCGGTGGAGGTGTCGCGGTGGCAGCGGCACTGCATCTACCGCGTGCCGGCGTGCATCAAGGACCTCAAGCCCAAGGCGTACAAGCCGCAGGTGGTGTCGCTGGGCCCCTTCCACCACGGCGACCCGGAGCTGCTGCCCATGGAGGAGCACAAGCGCCGGGCGCTGCGGCACCTGCTGCGCCGCGCCAAGCGGCCGCTGGAGGACTTCGTGGCCGCCGTGGAGGAGATCGCGGAGCCGCTGGAGAGCGCGTACCTGGACCTAGGCGCCGACTggcgcggcgccggcggcgggaggGAGCGGTTCCTGGAGGTGATGATCGTCGACGGCTGCTTCCTGCTGGAGGTGATGAGGGCCGCCGGCCTCGACGGGAGGAACACCGCCGTGGACTACGCGCCCAACGACCCCATCTTCAGCCACCATGGGGTGCTCTACATGGTGCCCTACATCCGCCGCGACATGCTCATGCTCGAGAACCAGTTGCCGCTCATCCTGCTCGAGAAGCTCGTCGCCGTCGAGACTGGCAAGCCTACGGTATGGTATCCATCGAGAAGTCATGCATGCAGTCGAACTCGTAAATTCGTTTCGTTTTCTGGGTAGTGTTTTCTTTATGCTTCTCTTTATCAAGGCATCGATCGAATCGAAGCCAAAATAAAGCAAAAGGCAAAGCTAGGCGTGTTCCTGTCACCGTCCATCATCTTGAATTCTCTTCTTTTCACATGGTATCACACTTGTCTTTCAAAAAACAAAGTGGGTTCTGTTTCTAAGGTCTAACATGTCACAAATCAGAAATTTACGGACATATCAGATCAGATCGAATATCACTTTATATATCATCTTACTGCTGAACTAGAACCAGAACTAACATGAAACTTTCATGCATGTGCACATGAATCATTGAATCATGATGGATGCAGAATGGCGATGTCATCAACAGGATGGTGCTGAGGTTCCTGACGCCGACGCCCCGGCTGCCAACCTCCGGCGTCGGCATCGGGCTCCACGCGCTGGACGTGCACCGCCGGAACATGCTCTACGGCCACTACCAGCACCGTTCACCGCGCCAGGTGCCGGAGACGGACATCATCCGGTCCGCGGTGGAGCTGTACGAGGCCGGGATCCGGTTCAAGAACAGCATCTCGGAGAGCCTCCACGACATCCGCTTCCGGCACGGCGTGCTGAGCATGCCGGCGGTGACGGTGGACGACTCCACCGAGTACATGTTCCTCAACATGATGGCGTTCGAGCGGCTGCACGTCGGCGCCGGCAACGACGTGACGGCGTACATCTTCTTCATGGACAACATCATCGACTCTGCCAAGGACGTGGCGCTGCTCAGCTCCAAGGGCATCATCCAGAACGCCGTCGGCAGCGACAAGGCCGTGGCCAAGCTCTTCAACAGCATCTCCAAGGACGTGGTGCTGGAGGCCGAGAGCGCGCTGGACGCCGTGCACCGGGAGGTGAACGCCTACTGCCGGAAGCCATGGAACATGTGGCGCGCCAACCTCATCCACACCTACTTCCGGAGCCCTTGGGCGTTCATgtcgctcgccgccgccgtcttccTACTCGTCATGACCATCATGCAGACTGTCTATACCGTGATGCCATACTACCAGCCGGACCAAGGCAGCGGCGGCTCGCCGCCGGCAGCGCCGGCTCCGATGTGATCCATCTTTGCAGTACAGcgtttatttacattcatctgtATGTGTGCGGCACCGGCCTTGTGTACATCGGTGATCTGTTTGAGCTTGTTTTGCGCTGTTTTTCTTGAATAATATTATGTGTGTGTGGTGAATGTTGTGGTAAATTCCatttgttgatttttttttggaGCCTTTTGTGTGCCCTGCGACTTTGTTTGTATTGAATGACATTTCAAATTATGGAAAAAAAAAGGATGATATATATGGAAAACAAAATTGGAAAAAATCAGACCGCAAT is a window from the Miscanthus floridulus cultivar M001 unplaced genomic scaffold, ASM1932011v1 fs_235_1_2, whole genome shotgun sequence genome containing:
- the LOC136530919 gene encoding UPF0481 protein At3g47200-like, producing MAAAGGRRPWVVDVEKDLSEADASVEVSRWQRHCIYRVPACIKDLKPKAYKPQVVSLGPFHHGDPELLPMEEHKRRALRHLLRRAKRPLEDFVAAVEEIAEPLESAYLDLGADWRGAGGGRERFLEVMIVDGCFLLEVMRAAGLDGRNTAVDYAPNDPIFSHHGVLYMVPYIRRDMLMLENQLPLILLEKLVAVETGKPTNGDVINRMVLRFLTPTPRLPTSGVGIGLHALDVHRRNMLYGHYQHRSPRQVPETDIIRSAVELYEAGIRFKNSISESLHDIRFRHGVLSMPAVTVDDSTEYMFLNMMAFERLHVGAGNDVTAYIFFMDNIIDSAKDVALLSSKGIIQNAVGSDKAVAKLFNSISKDVVLEAESALDAVHREVNAYCRKPWNMWRANLIHTYFRSPWAFMSLAAAVFLLVMTIMQTVYTVMPYYQPDQGSGGSPPAAPAPM